In Syntrophomonas wolfei subsp. wolfei str. Goettingen G311, a single window of DNA contains:
- a CDS encoding SOS response-associated peptidase, translating into MCGRYTLAVQLDEVAERFLCSKANQQMKARYNVAPTQIMPIVLERSGQRQLEMMQWGLVPFWAKERSMGSKLINARVETLEEKASFKYAVRERRCLIPADGYYEWQKTKEGKQAVRIIIPSKQLFAFAGLWEQWSNPNGEILHSYTIVTTIPVPSLAHIHDRMPLILERDQEDYWLHGFNGKSAAEARLFLKQLKSVNDVIAYPVSNRVNSPKNDDPQCIEPID; encoded by the coding sequence ATGTGTGGTCGTTATACCCTTGCTGTGCAATTGGATGAAGTAGCGGAACGTTTTCTTTGTTCTAAAGCGAATCAACAGATGAAAGCACGCTATAATGTTGCACCTACCCAGATTATGCCGATTGTGCTGGAACGCAGCGGCCAGCGGCAATTGGAGATGATGCAATGGGGCTTGGTACCTTTTTGGGCCAAAGAACGGAGTATGGGCAGCAAGCTCATCAATGCTCGGGTGGAAACCCTTGAAGAAAAGGCATCCTTCAAATATGCAGTAAGGGAACGCAGGTGTCTCATTCCAGCGGATGGTTATTATGAATGGCAAAAGACAAAGGAGGGCAAACAGGCAGTACGCATCATCATACCGTCCAAGCAGCTGTTTGCTTTTGCCGGCCTTTGGGAACAGTGGAGTAATCCCAATGGAGAAATTCTTCATTCTTATACCATAGTAACTACTATCCCGGTTCCATCCCTGGCTCATATTCATGATAGGATGCCACTTATCCTGGAGCGAGATCAGGAGGATTACTGGTTACACGGATTCAATGGAAAGAGTGCTGCTGAAGCTCGTTTATTTTTAAAGCAGCTAAAGTCTGTAAACGATGTCATCGCCTATCCGGTATCCAACCGGGTAAACAGCCCAAAAAATGACGACCCGCAGTGTATTGAGCCTATCGATTAA